In Candidatus Syntrophoarchaeum caldarius, the following are encoded in one genomic region:
- a CDS encoding DNA methyltransferase, with protein sequence MKTLYDTKQATLFGEKTLEQEYLELINGEYGFSKQIDILDKIDWDFKDFSTQYLTHKFHSYPARFIPQIPLTFIKIFTREGDTVLDPMCGCGTTLVEAFLNNRNSIGNDFNPLAVLISKVKTTLIDETEFRYLNKKLAVMKQTIFRLRLSKNRK encoded by the coding sequence ATGAAAACGCTTTATGATACAAAACAAGCAACTTTGTTTGGTGAAAAGACTCTCGAACAAGAATACTTAGAGTTAATTAATGGTGAGTATGGCTTCTCTAAACAAATTGACATTTTAGATAAAATTGATTGGGATTTTAAAGATTTTAGTACTCAATATCTCACACACAAATTTCACTCATATCCTGCAAGATTTATACCTCAAATCCCTTTAACTTTTATTAAAATATTTACTAGAGAGGGAGATACGGTTTTAGATCCTATGTGTGGTTGTGGAACAACGCTGGTTGAAGCATTTCTAAACAATAGAAATTCCATCGGAAATGACTTTAATCCTCTTGCAGTTCTGATAAGTAAAGTAAAAACTACATTAATTGATGAGACTGAGTTTAGATATTTGAATAAAAAATTGGCTGTTATGAAACAAACGATATTTAGACTTAGATTATCGAAGAATCGAAAATAG
- a CDS encoding transposase — protein sequence MRGERISIRKFEEVGSLLKSEKDPVVKQKLSFLLFAGEDCLYFERAVEATGIDITTGYTWIRMWNDLGYEGLLSSPNKGGRPPKLTDEDLEDLRNILESKDYWTTKEVTVLIKEVFMKKLSEDQVRRILRDKLGMRLSKPYQHDYRRPDNAEEILKDRVEATLSELETKGYKREEIAIGFVDESSPQNTANTVRVWSFGKPHIKKHHKDEIQCDGVLSD from the coding sequence GTGAGGGGAGAACGAATATCAATCAGGAAGTTTGAAGAGGTTGGGTCACTGTTAAAGAGCGAGAAGGATCCAGTGGTGAAGCAAAAACTCTCTTTTCTCCTGTTTGCAGGAGAAGATTGTCTGTATTTTGAAAGAGCTGTTGAGGCGACCGGTATCGATATTACAACTGGCTACACATGGATAAGGATGTGGAATGATCTGGGATACGAAGGGCTTCTTTCAAGCCCAAATAAAGGAGGTAGACCTCCCAAGCTCACTGACGAAGATCTCGAAGATCTACGGAATATTCTGGAATCTAAGGATTACTGGACGACAAAAGAGGTAACAGTGCTCATCAAAGAGGTCTTCATGAAGAAACTATCAGAAGATCAGGTTAGACGCATTTTGAGGGATAAGCTGGGGATGAGACTATCAAAGCCATATCAACATGACTATAGAAGACCAGATAACGCCGAAGAGATCTTGAAAGATCGAGTGGAAGCAACTTTGAGTGAGCTTGAAACGAAAGGATACAAGAGGGAAGAAATAGCAATCGGGTTTGTAGATGAGAGTTCTCCTCAAAATACTGCCAATACGGTTAGGGTCTGGAGTTTTGGTAAGCCGCATATAAAAAAACACCACAAGGATGAGATCCAATGCGATGGGGTTCTATCCGATTAG
- a CDS encoding formylmethanofuran dehydrogenase subunit A, with protein MTILIKNGVVFDPAQGIDGEKMDIAIDGDKFVEDVSSPDEVIDAGGRMVVPGGVELHTHISGGKVNAGRIMRPEDGRKGRIPRGKLTRACSGFSVLNTFATAYTYARMGYTTTFEAAMPPLVARHTHEEFEDTPITDKGALVLLDNNWMTIEYAKSGDLDKLAAYVSWMFNASKAYGIKIVNPGGTEAWGWGKNCSINDPVPRFDVTPKEIIKALAQVNEDLGLPHSIHIHCNDLGHPGNFETTIETYEALKNIKSSSDRQVVHATHTQFHSYGGSNWGDFESKADAIADYINKNDHVTIDLGVVMFCDTTTMTADGPMEYSLHTLSRRKWSNHDVELETGSGIIPVAYSPKIGVNAIQWAIGLELALLIDDPWKVVLTTDHPNGCPFTFYPEIIALLMSKAKRESMLETVSKAVDKRALIATIDRELTWSDIMTMTRAGPAKILGMSDTKGSLKVGADADLAIYDIMPESFDPTKDYKTIEDKLMRTVYTIKGGEIVVRDGEITATPHGRTFWVNPAGKKAEAARDGMLEDLERMFRDYYTVSMANYPVQDEYIPHGVEIRTEVN; from the coding sequence ATGACGATTCTCATAAAGAATGGGGTTGTTTTTGATCCTGCACAGGGGATTGATGGCGAAAAGATGGATATTGCGATTGATGGGGACAAGTTCGTCGAGGATGTCTCATCTCCAGACGAGGTGATCGATGCCGGTGGCAGGATGGTTGTCCCTGGTGGCGTTGAACTTCACACCCATATCTCAGGCGGCAAGGTCAATGCAGGCAGAATAATGCGTCCAGAGGATGGGCGGAAGGGAAGAATACCAAGGGGAAAGCTCACAAGGGCATGCAGTGGTTTCAGCGTACTCAACACATTTGCAACCGCCTATACCTACGCAAGGATGGGGTACACAACGACGTTTGAGGCAGCAATGCCACCGCTTGTTGCGCGCCATACACATGAGGAGTTTGAGGACACACCGATAACAGACAAGGGTGCGCTCGTTCTGCTCGATAACAACTGGATGACGATTGAGTATGCAAAATCAGGAGACCTCGATAAGCTTGCAGCATACGTGAGCTGGATGTTCAACGCCTCGAAGGCTTACGGGATCAAAATCGTAAATCCAGGAGGCACGGAAGCATGGGGCTGGGGCAAGAACTGCTCGATCAATGATCCTGTCCCCCGCTTTGATGTCACACCAAAAGAGATCATAAAAGCGCTTGCACAGGTGAATGAAGATCTTGGGCTGCCACACTCGATCCACATCCACTGCAACGATCTTGGACATCCTGGAAACTTCGAGACCACGATTGAGACGTATGAGGCTTTGAAGAATATAAAATCGAGTTCTGACCGACAGGTTGTCCATGCAACACACACACAGTTCCATTCGTACGGTGGATCAAACTGGGGAGACTTTGAGTCAAAAGCAGACGCAATAGCGGATTATATTAACAAGAACGACCACGTCACGATCGATCTCGGAGTTGTGATGTTCTGTGATACCACCACGATGACAGCAGATGGTCCGATGGAGTACAGCCTCCACACACTCTCAAGGCGCAAGTGGAGCAACCATGACGTCGAACTTGAGACAGGTTCTGGTATCATACCTGTTGCGTATTCGCCAAAGATCGGTGTCAATGCGATCCAGTGGGCGATCGGACTCGAACTTGCACTGCTCATAGACGATCCATGGAAGGTGGTTTTAACGACCGATCATCCAAACGGCTGTCCATTCACGTTCTATCCTGAGATCATCGCACTCCTGATGAGTAAGGCAAAGCGTGAGAGCATGCTCGAAACGGTGAGTAAAGCTGTCGATAAACGTGCACTTATCGCAACGATCGATCGAGAACTTACATGGTCGGATATCATGACAATGACCCGCGCTGGACCTGCAAAGATTCTTGGGATGAGTGATACAAAAGGATCTCTTAAAGTTGGGGCAGATGCGGATCTTGCGATCTATGATATCATGCCAGAATCCTTCGATCCAACAAAAGACTACAAGACAATCGAGGATAAGCTGATGCGGACTGTGTACACGATTAAAGGTGGAGAGATCGTTGTAAGAGACGGTGAGATCACAGCAACACCGCATGGCAGGACATTCTGGGTAAATCCAGCTGGCAAGAAGGCAGAGGCTGCACGAGATGGGATGCTTGAAGATCTTGAGCGAATGTTTAGAGACTACTACACAGTCAGCATGGCGAACTACCCAGTACAGGATGAGTATATACCACACGGCGTTGAGATCAGGACGGAGGTGAACTAA
- a CDS encoding formylmethanofuran dehydrogenase subunit C — protein sequence MPTITLSMKQSITVPLEAENITPDNLAGKSVDEIKAVTVYHGNSEAVIGDFFDVTVEGSGNDPASTEIIMKGDLTRVKRIGEGMSAGSIVIEGDCDMHCGAFMRGGKITVKGNADAWAGREMRGGEIIIEGDAGNYVGSAYRGELTGMRGGKIVVEGNAGDYLGEHLGGGEIIVKGNTGVLPGLSMTGGKIIIEGTATMPGGEMTKGEIIVKGGIIDMLPGFKFEGEEEVDGATLKKYTGDLAVRGTGKGILLVG from the coding sequence ATGCCAACGATTACACTCTCAATGAAGCAATCAATCACGGTTCCACTTGAAGCAGAAAATATAACTCCAGATAACCTTGCGGGCAAATCAGTTGATGAGATAAAGGCTGTTACAGTCTATCACGGAAACAGTGAGGCTGTAATCGGTGATTTTTTTGATGTAACCGTCGAGGGGTCGGGTAATGATCCTGCATCGACCGAGATCATCATGAAAGGGGATCTTACCCGTGTCAAGCGTATCGGTGAAGGCATGAGTGCTGGCTCGATTGTAATAGAGGGCGACTGTGATATGCACTGCGGTGCGTTCATGCGTGGCGGAAAGATCACTGTTAAGGGTAACGCTGATGCCTGGGCAGGGCGTGAGATGAGAGGCGGTGAGATCATCATCGAGGGTGATGCCGGCAATTACGTCGGTTCAGCGTATCGGGGTGAACTTACAGGCATGCGTGGCGGAAAGATCGTGGTTGAGGGGAACGCGGGTGATTACCTCGGTGAGCACCTCGGCGGCGGTGAGATCATCGTCAAAGGTAATACAGGCGTACTTCCAGGGCTTTCCATGACCGGTGGAAAGATCATAATCGAAGGAACTGCCACAATGCCAGGCGGTGAGATGACAAAAGGTGAGATCATCGTCAAAGGTGGTATCATCGATATGCTTCCAGGATTTAAGTTTGAGGGCGAGGAAGAGGTTGATGGTGCAACTTTAAAGAAATACACTGGCGATCTCGCAGTACGCGGTACAGGAAAGGGGATACTCCTTGTGGGGTAG
- a CDS encoding DNA methylase N-4/N-6 domain protein: MEVKEEGHDNLYDFGRVALSSTIWSLVENGDGIDVDDLFLKRVKSMRCELNKMAKVVKKVPNVRLINGDARKLEVETNSIDLIVTSPPYVNALDYYRAHMYNMLWLGMDFDLFRKHEIGGHSHFIINRFRLLSEYLGDMLRSMIEMNRVLKKDKLCVIVVGNSSLEYELIESHKFFAAMAKHIGFEPIKTIFRNIDKTKKYTSADIGKIDDEYILIMQKNNDTEVTADDDNFIAEIVKQQMNGFREQIKRIQGTSIRGRKPTKERLLKNIDKISEAIETIPQDIKIKG, encoded by the coding sequence TTGGAAGTTAAAGAAGAAGGACATGATAACTTATACGATTTTGGAAGAGTAGCCTTATCATCAACAATTTGGTCACTGGTAGAGAACGGAGATGGAATAGATGTTGATGATTTATTTTTGAAGAGAGTAAAATCTATGAGATGCGAATTAAATAAAATGGCTAAAGTTGTCAAAAAGGTCCCTAATGTAAGATTAATAAATGGTGATGCAAGAAAATTAGAAGTTGAAACTAATTCAATAGATCTCATAGTAACGTCCCCGCCATATGTAAATGCTTTAGATTACTATAGAGCACATATGTACAATATGCTTTGGTTAGGTATGGATTTTGATTTATTCAGAAAGCACGAAATTGGAGGGCATTCTCATTTTATAATCAACAGATTTAGATTGCTTTCTGAGTACTTAGGAGATATGCTCCGTTCAATGATAGAGATGAATAGAGTTTTGAAAAAAGATAAGTTATGTGTAATTGTGGTAGGTAATTCTAGTTTAGAATATGAATTAATTGAAAGTCACAAATTTTTTGCGGCAATGGCTAAGCATATAGGATTTGAACCAATAAAAACAATTTTTAGGAATATAGATAAAACAAAGAAATATACAAGTGCAGACATTGGGAAAATTGATGATGAGTATATATTAATAATGCAAAAAAATAATGATACAGAAGTTACAGCTGATGATGATAATTTCATTGCAGAAATCGTAAAACAACAAATGAATGGATTTAGAGAACAAATAAAGAGAATTCAGGGCACTTCAATTAGGGGAAGAAAGCCTACAAAAGAGAGATTGTTAAAAAATATTGATAAGATAAGTGAAGCAATAGAAACAATACCTCAAGACATCAAGATAAAGGGATGA
- a CDS encoding Transposase, with amino-acid sequence MGFYPIRGEEVIIFPENSKIESFIDFLRAIRAVNDDYKAIIVVLDNFSTHVSNRVKKEAEQLGIYLVYLPPYSPDLNPIEFVWKSIKRVISILFVDNVEVLRRIIERTFSRLAESLSFAKSWIEKFIPSWI; translated from the coding sequence ATGGGGTTCTATCCGATTAGAGGAGAAGAGGTGATAATTTTTCCTGAGAATTCAAAGATAGAGAGCTTCATTGACTTTTTGAGGGCGATACGGGCGGTTAATGATGATTACAAAGCGATTATCGTGGTACTCGATAACTTCAGCACGCACGTATCGAATAGGGTGAAAAAAGAGGCCGAGCAGCTCGGGATATATCTCGTTTACCTCCCACCATACTCGCCCGATCTCAATCCGATCGAGTTTGTATGGAAGAGCATCAAAAGAGTCATCTCGATTCTTTTTGTGGATAACGTAGAGGTTCTGAGGAGGATAATCGAAAGAACATTCAGTAGGCTTGCAGAGAGCTTATCATTTGCTAAGTCGTGGATAGAAAAATTCATCCCATCGTGGATTTAG
- a CDS encoding formylmethanofuran dehydrogenase subunit D, whose protein sequence is MNEVILITGRTIAQGSNLENKMSDAYIDAAARCEMNENLLTRIGASVGDAVKVSTRFGEVVVNAEKDDGLPDGHIFIPMGPWANAIVDPDTGGVGTPAFKGVPANIEKTDEAVLSVKDLIARYREG, encoded by the coding sequence ATGAACGAGGTTATATTGATAACAGGGAGAACAATTGCACAGGGATCGAATCTTGAGAACAAGATGTCTGATGCATATATTGATGCTGCAGCACGGTGTGAGATGAATGAGAATCTTTTGACCAGGATCGGTGCTTCAGTGGGTGATGCGGTAAAAGTTTCAACCAGGTTTGGTGAGGTCGTGGTCAATGCAGAGAAGGATGATGGCTTGCCCGATGGGCATATATTCATTCCGATGGGGCCCTGGGCAAATGCGATCGTTGATCCAGATACGGGTGGCGTCGGTACACCCGCATTCAAGGGCGTTCCTGCAAATATTGAAAAGACAGATGAGGCGGTCTTGAGTGTCAAAGATCTGATTGCAAGATACAGGGAGGGTTAA
- a CDS encoding type II restriction endonuclease has translation MKKLISKIVHSILTGEDYRTYVLATINKRFIDKVQELTTEIFEYKRKGDVWLEKLLDDTYEKKGKENKFKLLWFGGLNDKTVKNMTGGTSKKEVCLDLGKKNIEAFRLLLSEIESSENLYQIRIIIKKDTEQVELDEIESIIFVNTISAMKLTIQGGAWSEVGKQTEKSLLFTIFQLLKIPEEDYVLIFDEMKKKDLVGNREIDAIIFNRDKEPLTVELKLLGIGNPEIGDEALARKVDLFL, from the coding sequence ATGAAAAAATTGATTAGTAAAATAGTCCATTCTATTTTAACTGGCGAGGATTATCGTACTTATGTCCTCGCAACGATAAATAAAAGGTTTATTGACAAAGTGCAGGAGTTAACCACTGAGATTTTTGAATACAAAAGAAAAGGAGATGTTTGGCTAGAAAAACTATTGGATGACACCTATGAAAAGAAGGGAAAAGAGAATAAATTTAAACTCTTATGGTTTGGCGGATTAAATGATAAGACTGTAAAAAATATGACGGGGGGAACATCTAAAAAGGAAGTGTGTTTGGATCTGGGAAAAAAGAATATCGAAGCATTTAGATTATTGTTGAGTGAGATTGAAAGTAGCGAGAATCTTTATCAAATAAGGATAATAATTAAGAAAGATACCGAGCAAGTTGAGTTGGACGAAATAGAAAGTATAATTTTTGTTAATACTATCTCAGCAATGAAACTCACTATACAAGGAGGAGCTTGGAGCGAAGTGGGAAAGCAAACCGAAAAAAGCTTACTATTTACTATATTTCAATTGCTTAAAATTCCAGAAGAGGACTATGTTTTGATATTTGATGAGATGAAGAAAAAAGATTTAGTAGGCAATAGAGAAATTGATGCCATAATTTTTAATAGAGATAAAGAACCCCTGACTGTTGAATTGAAACTACTAGGAATAGGGAACCCTGAGATTGGGGATGAAGCACTTGCTAGAAAAGTAGATTTGTTTTTATAG
- a CDS encoding formylmethanofuran dehydrogenase subunit B — MAAETVSNVVCPLCGCLCDDIEVIVENGKISNVKKACPLGKNKIMGHDRIKAPMIRENGEFKEVSYDDAIEKSAQILAQAKRPLLYGWASLICEAQRKGVELAEEIGALIDTTASVCHGSTVVGVQGRGAPGCTLGEVKNRADLVIYWGCNPQEAHPRHRARYAHSVKGMYRPNGKKDRKVFVIDVRETKTAKVADEFVKIDPGYDYMAFSALRTILAGHADVVPDTVGGVAKEKLVEMVDAMKSCEFGVIFGGMGLTQTRCRYKNLENVISLVDELNAHTKFTLIPMRGHYNVNGSGHTLAWLTGYPFAIDFSRGYAWYNPGETASNDVLLRREVDAMMAIAGDPGAHFPGESLRHMAKIPLIQIDPYANPTTELADVVIPTAISGVEVDGTAYRMDGVPIRTRKVVETEYLTDEEVLERILTRVRELKGGN; from the coding sequence ATGGCAGCAGAAACTGTTTCAAATGTGGTATGTCCGCTCTGCGGGTGCCTGTGTGATGATATCGAGGTCATTGTGGAGAATGGAAAGATCTCGAACGTCAAGAAAGCGTGCCCACTGGGTAAGAACAAGATAATGGGACATGATAGGATAAAAGCTCCGATGATCCGTGAGAATGGTGAGTTTAAAGAGGTGAGTTATGATGATGCAATCGAAAAAAGCGCTCAAATCCTTGCTCAAGCAAAGCGACCCCTTCTCTATGGCTGGGCATCTTTGATCTGTGAAGCTCAGCGAAAAGGTGTTGAACTTGCAGAAGAGATCGGTGCTCTCATCGATACAACCGCATCTGTATGTCATGGGTCAACCGTTGTCGGTGTCCAGGGAAGAGGAGCTCCTGGATGCACGCTTGGAGAGGTCAAGAACCGCGCAGATCTTGTTATCTACTGGGGATGCAACCCGCAGGAGGCACACCCGAGACACAGGGCGAGATATGCACACAGCGTCAAAGGAATGTACAGACCAAATGGTAAGAAGGATCGAAAGGTATTTGTCATCGATGTCAGGGAGACAAAGACTGCGAAGGTCGCTGATGAGTTTGTCAAAATCGATCCAGGTTATGACTACATGGCATTCTCAGCACTTCGCACGATCCTTGCAGGACATGCTGATGTTGTTCCTGATACGGTCGGCGGAGTTGCAAAAGAGAAGCTTGTTGAGATGGTAGATGCAATGAAGTCCTGTGAGTTTGGAGTGATCTTTGGTGGTATGGGTCTGACCCAGACGAGGTGCAGGTACAAGAACCTTGAGAATGTGATCTCGCTCGTCGATGAACTCAACGCACATACAAAGTTCACACTGATCCCGATGAGGGGGCACTACAACGTCAACGGCTCAGGGCACACACTTGCATGGCTGACAGGCTATCCTTTTGCGATCGACTTTTCAAGAGGCTATGCGTGGTACAACCCGGGTGAAACCGCGTCAAACGATGTACTGTTGCGGCGCGAAGTCGATGCAATGATGGCGATCGCTGGAGACCCAGGCGCACATTTCCCTGGCGAGTCTTTGAGGCATATGGCAAAGATTCCACTGATTCAGATTGATCCTTATGCAAATCCAACCACGGAATTGGCTGATGTTGTGATTCCAACTGCTATATCGGGTGTTGAAGTTGATGGAACGGCTTACAGGATGGATGGTGTACCGATACGAACAAGAAAGGTTGTTGAGACCGAGTATCTCACCGATGAAGAGGTTCTTGAGAGGATACTTACAAGAGTCAGAGAACTTAAGGGAGGGAACTGA